The Juglans regia cultivar Chandler chromosome 16, Walnut 2.0, whole genome shotgun sequence nucleotide sequence tttgttggatttattCTACTTTAATATgttattgtttttgtattttaatctattttactataattatattttaatttttcttaagttgAAAGTGGGGTTAAGGGTTACGCTATGGCATGAAGATGGTACGACCAAGAAAGCCGACCAATGAGACCGATGATGAATTGCCGAGAGGCGATGGGAATTACGCCATGGTAAGGGCGTTAAATCGGATGACAGAGTTCCTTCAGCAGAATTTTTGTCCACAGCAAGGAGATCAGAATAGGGTGTTGCAAGCCGGGTGCACCTACGAGCGCTTCCTAGCGCATAGGACCCCTACCTTTACTGGTGAAGAGGATCCACTTCTGACTGGAATGTGGATTGAAGATCTCGAAAGGACATTCGAAGTCTGTGGTTGCACAGAGGCCCATAAGGTGTTGTATGGGAGTTACCTGCTGCATGGTGAAGCAGCTAATTGGTGGAAGACTAAGCGGGAACTCCTAGAGATGGAGTTGGGATCTTTTGCGGCAGTGTCTTGGCAGCGCTTCAAGAAAGAGTTCGACGACTGTTTCTTCCCTATTTTCATGAGACGGTAGAAGGCACGCAAATTCAATAACTTGGTCCAAGGGGATATGACTGTTGAGCAGTATGCTCGAAAATTTATAGAGCTCGAGCGATTTGCGACTCATATACTTGCCACCGAAGAGTTGTGGGCCGAACATTTCCAGGAAGGGTTGTGCCCTCAGATATGCAAATAGGTTGTGTGCCTACAAAGCCAGAACTTTTAAAGGTTGGTCGAGGTGGCCTCAATTGCTGAGCGAGAGCGAGGTGTTGTGGTAGGCTCCCCTCTGGGTAAGAAGCGACTGAACGTTGATGGTGAAGGGAGCAGCTCCGGGTCGCCACAGAAGTTTGTGCAAAGGACCAGGGCCCGATCGCAGGCAGCCTCCGGTGTACGTATTGGGGGCCGAGCTCCAGTTTGTGGCAGATGTAATAGAGCCCACGAGGGTGAGTGTCGTCAGGGTTGGAACCAGTGCTTTCAGTGCGGTCAGATGGGGCACTTTGCTTGTGAGTGCCCTAATTGGACCCAAGGGAATCAAGGTGGTCATCACAGTGCTAGAACTAATCAGAGGCAACTAGTTCAGGCTTGGGTGTACGCGTTGACTCCTGGTAGTGCTGGCGACGAGGTTCCAGAGACTCAGGATGCTGGAATTATGGCAGGTATGAGTCTAATATTATCTTTCGTAATGGATGCCATGTGTGGTTTATTCTCGAGTTTTGGAAAAGTTATGCAAGCTGTACCTATACTCGTTGGGTGTTGGAGGTCGTGTGATTTTCTTAAGTGTGTTTTGGTTGTATCTTGTATCTTGCTTTAGCGTGATGTTTGGCCTTACaaattttgaggatgaaattttattttaaaggggggagaatgtaacaccccgtattttagtgtattttttagttgaaggattacttttattaattcaaaaatttattctcttgttttaaagttgttggatttttagttggtttatttttatgattttaattttgtgaaaattattttgatgtgctttcttaatattaattattgttatgcatttaaattatttttcatattaaattaatttattgttggatttaattaattaattttcatttaatcactacgtttgaattattttatttaacttgctgttatgaaatcttttttgttggatcaattttgtgacccaagatgtgaggattgaacctcatttctttccctttctttttccttcttttcttcttcttcttcttcttcttctttcttccagaCGTACCGCGCAGACGATGCGAAGTTTCCTTCCCTCTTCTCCTCATCTATTATTCAGAAAACTGACACTGCTCTTGAAAGACTATGCCCTGACTGACATACACTCCTCCAGATTCCTACTTCCTCCTTGTTGGCCACAGAGCCTCCCCACATACTAGTTATGGTAGATTTCATATGATTATAATACagactaattaatttatttaacaccACTGTGATGATCTGAACCGTCGACGCTTCATTTACTCACTGGCCATCAACCACCATTGATATCTGTAAGCCAttccctagcaatctcgggtcttggtttgtccctgttcaaaagtgggtttttgagacccacggccacagtgtattttgcactattctgttgctgtgttgcgTTCTCTTGCACCTCtatgatccttcaaaaattataataaaacgctgtaagtatttttccaaataacttttgatatttaaatgtatGTTTACgctaactcatttatttactgtgattggttggttgtgccggaccgAGTTCgatgagtaagggggtcggatggattggaggaGGGAGTTGTTTGGTGTTTggtttatattgggatttgttggttgttggatattgatgtcgtgtcttgtacattgcatatttgcacgcatgttcatgtttgtaaatggaaactgggttttcgtataattgcattcatgttcatgcgtttattgaaaactggattttcatgtgagtgaaaggaaagagactgtagggatggtggtaagcagggatggtggtagagtcccgcctgtgattctcTCCTatggtgcacgcggtagggatggtggtaagcagggatggtggttgtgttcTGCCTGcaattcccgcctacggtgcatgcggtaggaaTGGTGATaaacagggatggtggtatactatcgcctgtgattcctgcctacagtgctctgatatgtattcattgtgtggaaaggaactatagggatggtggtaagcagggatggtggtagagtcccgcctacgatgcacgcggtagggatggtgataACCAGGGATGATGGTATAGtccctgcgattcccgcctacagtgtccgataaatggttggattttgtgtgaatcattttctaagaaaatgaaggatcatgtttttgactaaaatgagattttgacgtgtgttggaaaataatcatttttggagaaaatgaggttttggggtctgtttgttggttgcattaatgcatttttatcttgtGAGttatttggattattacttacctgcgataccgttttatggtatcgcataTTTTGATGCAGTTgaggatgacgagccttagGTTTTGGCTCGCTGGAGGAGTGACTTGGGGTTGCTCTCgtgtattgagatttgtttTATCACTCGTTTATGTATTTTCCATTTGTAGTATATTTTGGGGATAACtgtattacttttttaaaggtaatttattttggatatttgtatttaaatttctgatacttagttgacttacttaaattaaCCGTTGCGACTTTTGTTCTACACTTTCTGCAtttacacacacttggcacttatcgttgggatgcgtgacccgtgttgtcatcatcccgacgtcacgaTTCCCACGTTGCTATGTGAGGGGGTTGGGGCGTCACATTAGCATCGTCttttaaatagattttgtgAGTGCAAACTAAAGGACTGATACCCTTGATGTCAACAATGCTCCACCCTATAGCAGTCTTGTGCTTTTTCAAAACATTCAATAATTTACTCTTTTGCATACGGTTAAGTTTAGAAGATATTACCACAGAGAAAGTCTCCTTGGGTCCTAGATAAGCATACTTGAGCTCCATAGATAatgacttcaactccaactccaatttCGGTGCTTGTTCACATGTAGGTATCAAGTGATTCTTGCATGGCTGTAACTCCTCAAACTTTAGTTTCCACTTATTCATCTCCAAATCCTATGAAGAGTTTAAGAGAGAATAGATATATGAAGTGTCTCGATTTTCAGCATAATCAAAATCACAAGAATTGAGTATACAAGTCTCTAATGGATCTAAacaacaagtttttttttatctgtccTTTAACAAGTGTTTCAATGAAATTAAATTCATGAACATCCTCTTCATCTCTAGGCTGCTTACAAGTGTTGAAAATATTAACCTCTAAAGTTATATTGCCAAAAGATAGTTTTAACAACCTATTCCTACAATTGATCAAAGCATTAGAAGTAGGAAGGAAGTGGCATCTTAAAGTCACATGTATTTGGCAATTACTATTGAGAGTGGGGTCCATGTCCAAGACAAAAAAAACAAcagaataataaattttttctactTAGACCAACACATCTTCATCaacaaattgtaaagttatgGAAGTAGATTTTAATTCACCAAGACCTAACTGTTCATATATAGAATATGACAAAAGATTCACACTAGATCCAATATTAATCAAAACTTGCTCTATTTTAGAATTACCAATCATGCATGAAATGATAGAAGATCCTGGATCTTTGGATTTAAGAGGTACTTTGTTTTGAATGATTGCACTCACTTGTTCACTAAAAAATGCCTTCTTCTGTATATTAAGTTTGCGCTTAACAGTacataaatcttttaaaaacttGTCAAATGAAGGAATTTGCTTCATGACATCCAAAAGTAGAATGTTTACTTTAACTTGCTTGAATACTTCAAAAATTTCAGCATTGTGATTCAATTTTCGAGGAGGAACTAATCTTTGGGGAAAATGGGTAGGGATAGGACAAACAACCTCATCATTCTTGGGCTCATTAGGTTCATCACTACTCTTTacttttgaaaacttttttggttcttttggtGAGATGGTCTTGTCAATAACCTTCCCACTTCGAAGAGTAATGATAGACTTAACATGCTCAAAAATTTCACCATTGGTACTAGACTCACCTACACTAAATTGACCTTGTGGATTGGGTTGTGTTTGAGcaaaaaattttcctttttcttgattGCTCAAAGAAGTGGTCAACTGGGCTCGTTTGTTTTagcaaatgagatgagattaaaattaaaaggttgaataaagtattgttagaatatattttttaatattatttttgttttgagatttgaaaaagttgaattgtttattttattttgtattagaagttgggaaagttgtaatgatttgatgagatgaaatgtattctgaaaacaaacgaggcctagtATGTGTGTTCCTAATGTCGTTGATGGCTTGAGAATTTTGATTATTGATGGTTGCTTGTGTTTGCATAAATTGTTGCAAACTTATGGAAATTTGGTGCAATACATCCTCAAGATTTTTCTTTGGTGGTGAAGCATTGTAAGCCATAAAATTGGGAGGACCTTGAGTTGGAGCTGTAGCCACATTATCGTTCCTCCATCTAAAATTTGGATATCCAGGATTGAAAGTCTCTGAATAGGTGGAAAAATATGACTTTTTGACTATGTTTATTGTATTTGCCTGATCATGCAATACCTCTTTAAAAGCTGGAAGTGTAGGACATTCATTTGTTAGGTGTCCCATGGTCTCACAAATACTACAAACCTCATTAACTTTAGGCACAATAGTGACTTTATTAGCTTTCCTAAATTCCATGGCTTCAAGTTTCCTAGTCAAACTTGCTACCCTAGCTTTAAGATCATTATCCTCCTTAAGTTGGTATCTACAACTTCTAGAGGGGTTAGTGGAAAGTTTGGACGCTTCCTAAGTATCAATGGTATCCCAAAATTGGACATTCTCAGCTAAaagatcaaaatattcaaaagccTCTTCGGGACTTTGTTTAAAAACTCTCCATTGCACATCATCTCTACGGATTGACGCATTTTGGGACTTAAACTATCAtagaaaaaactaattatatgCCAAGTTTCATATCCATGATGTAGACAAGAATTGAGCAAATCTGTAAATCTTTCCCAACATCGGTAAAATGTCTTACTCTCTTTTCGTGAAAAATTCATCATTTGCCTTTTGAGAGCATTATTCCTATGGATTGGAAAAAACTTCTTTAGAAACTCAGTTTGCATCTCCTACAAAGTACCAATTGACCTAGGTCTCAAATTGCTAAGCCAAGTCTTTGCCTTCGCTTTAAGAGAGAAAGGAAACAACTAAAGCTTAATGATCTCATCACTACAAGTTTGGTCATGGAAGGTAGCACATGCCTCCTCAAACTCCTTAATGTGTGGATAAGGACTTTCAGATTCTAAGCCATGGAATCTAGGAAGTAGTGGAATCATACCGggtttaaaattgaaattatgtgCACTAGAAGGAAAGATGCATGATGGAACACTACTCCTAGGCTACAAATAATCTCTAAGAGTCCTAATGGGAGGAAGATCTTCATATTCTAGAATGTTGGTATTATTTCCCTCATCATGGACACTCTCATGGATTGACAGGGTATCAAGTGTGTGAGAATGATTGGATGAATcagacaaattatataacaaactaTGATATTCAATTCTAATCAAACGATTATCTCTATCATGAAACCAAGAGCTCATGTACTAATATAGCAAacaagtttaaaataaatataaaactaaacaagagaaataaatgtaaacagagaaagagaaaaaactaagacaaagaaataaaagagtttGAGAGATATTATCAAAATTGTGAAGAAATTCACAATTCAACAAACCTCCCTACAAAAAGTGGGTTGTTTCAGCCATGCTGCCTTCCCTGGCAACGGTGCCAAAAGCTTGCTGCGATTTTAATAATGCTCCTAAGTGTAGGATTGTCGCGTAGTAATAAGTTGGTGAGTCCGAGATCGAATCCATAGGGAAGGGTGTAGAATTGCAACCCAaagcaagaaaattaaatagaacAAGAAAACTTAATAGAAAAGATTATCAAGGGTTGATTGAGTTGCTGGGAAAAAAAGGACAAAACTATGGAGATAAATATCAATATCTTAAAACACTGAGACTTTGAGATTCACACACAACACTTCTGATGATAGTTTTAacaatctattttataactcAACTAAAATTCATATGAAGGATGATTTAGCCATTAAAGCACATATTACTTTTCAAagatagttttataaattagattGATTTTAGGCAAATCAGATCTAGAGAATTTATGCGCAGGGAATTCTAAACATTCAATGTGCCTGGAGTCTATGataaatcaaaaaattatacaaaataaatcacTTTTCTAGAATGGTGAATCAATCAGAAAACACCaaaacttaaacataaaaacTATAAACAGATTGTTAAGAATATACCAAAAGATGGTTGGACTATACCCTATACCTTAGCAAGGTGTTTAGCAATCCATcagcaaaagaaaataaatcaataaactaaaaattattcCTGGCCTCATCCCACTCAATACCCTCTAATGATGTGCTTATCCCGATTATAAAAGAAACCTTAACGTTTTCATGTTTCTCGCATAAAAAATAGCCTAACTTTTAGGATTCAGATTGACAACCATATACGTACTTCAAGAGTCAGAATTTAGATATCTTTATTAGAGACGAAGTTTTacccctttaagatagctttccaacgcattaATAATCACATCAATCAGATGTGTGAGTGTAAAGTTATGATCAAACACTAAGTTATGTCCAAGCTATCTCCTAGTGCGTTTTGAACTTGGACTTCTTGTGGTTTCcttttgtgatttcttttttttttcttgatccaaattactctcaaaccctacaaaaaacatatttatgcATTAAGACTCATTTTAAGcacaaatttaagaaaaaaacattattcTAAAACAACCTATAATATGCATGCATCCtaaactaaatataataaatctatCTACTAATGAGATAAATGTGCAAAACTAAGCTATTATTAACTGCTAGTCCACCACTGAAAATCACGTGATCCAGGAAATTTACTTCATGGAGCCATAACTCGCACTTATTGAGCTTGGCATACAACACCCGATCTCTGAGTATGGTTCGATTCATACTTAGAGGACCTCGATGTTCCTTTTTGCTCTTTGAATAGATCAGGACGTACTCAATGAAAATGACAACAAAACTATCTAGATAAGgtctaaatattttgttcatcaTATCCATGAATGTCGTTGGAGCATTGGTGAACTTGAAAGGCATCATCAAAAGCTCATAGTGGTCATACCTTGTCCTAAAGAAAGTCTTTGGTACATCCTGTTCTATGACCTTCAGTTGATGGTATCCCAATCACAGATCTATCTACGAAAACACCGATGCTCCTTGTAGTTGATCTAGTAGGTAGTTGATTTGAGGTAATGGATATTTGTTCTTTATCATAATCTTGTTCAACTCCCTATAGTTAATGCACATTCTCATCAAACTATATTTATTCGTCACGAAAAGTACAAGCGCACCCCAAAGTGAAGAACTCGGATGAATAAATCATTTCTCGAGTAGTTCCTTCAGCTGCATCTTTAGCTCCTTCAACTCCGCCGGAGGCATACAATATGGTGCCTGTGAGTCGGAGCCGTTACAAGTTTCAACTCTATTCTGAATTCAATCTCTCTGTTAGGCGACAGTTCAGGTAACTCGTCAGTGAAACTTTGGGAAAGTCTTCCACTACGGGTATCCCACAGAATTCTCCGTTCCTTGTTGACTTCTTTACCACCATCGCCAGAAATGCTGTTGCAGCATTCTCAATACACCTCTTAGCTTGTAAAGTTGAATACCCTGGAGGGGTGGCCTTAACTGATGTTCTCGCATAACTAAACCTATCTTCATTCAGCGGTCCAAACATAACTTCCCTCTCTCGATAGTCTATCTTAGCATAGTGCTTGAACAAACAATTCATCCCTAAGATCAAATCGAAAATCATCAAATCGACTTTCAATTCTTTAATCTCTATTTCTACAGGACAATCCATAACTATTCGGGTACAAGCTACTATATTCCCATTAGGAATAGTTACTACTATTTATGGGATAACAGCTCGGTTTGGAAGCTACAGATCTGTGCAAAGGTTGCAGACACGAAAGATTGTGACGCACTTGAATCAAATAGTACACAAGTTGTGAATCATTAATATTGACAAAAGTAGTACTACTAttaatagaaattctaccaacgTTATCTAGATTAACGAGATAGAGGTCTTAGAGAAATACCAGTAATGATACCAACTTCTTCTGTTTTTGACACAATAGCATCAACATCTCCTAGAGTGACAACATACACTCGTGTTTGAATGTGGGGCCTCGATTTCGGACACTCTAATCATGTGATCGGGCTGTCCACACTTGAAATAGACTCCGTATCCGAATCGGCATTCACCAACATGAAACTTGCTGCACTTCTTTTTTGgttaaatcaaaacaaaaatgggcAATTCTATAAggttaaataaaaagattaattttttgatattgaTAAAAAGCCTATTTTGAAAACTAGTCAATGATGATCCTCCATGGATTCGCCTATATAAGCCGCAGCTAAAGTTGCAAAAATAAGAGCTTGAATACCGCTTGTAAATAATCCAAGTAATATGACAGGTATAGGAACCACTGAAGGTACTAAAGAAACAAGAACATGTACACTGAAGGTTTGAGGGCGGCATCTGCCTTCCAATTACAATGCCCTTGCCCTTGACTGACCCAGCAAATGACCTATTCTTCTCCACACTTCCACAGGCAGCGTATGACAAAGCTCTCTTCAGTTCAGAATTGATCTGAGCGGCCAAGCCCCTCTATTCTACCTCTGAAATAGCGGTCATGTTTACTAGCTCCTAGTAATTCTTGATTATGAAACATGCCACTTGGGCTGCATATCCTAGGCTGCAGCCTTTCTTGAAACTTCTAGGTTTGCATCATCTcagttgaaattagatgaggTAAGAACCTCCTAACTTCTATGAATTTGGCAGCATACTACTTCACATATATCCTTCCTTGTACCAGAGACACAAACTCCTGCGCCTTTTGTTGTTTCACTAATTCTGGAAAGAATTTATTGTCGAACTCTTATGGAATCTTCACCAAGTTTAGGTAGCTAGAGTTCCCAACTCCTTTGCCAAAAGCCGCCTTCACGTAGTCCCACCATATATCGGCCTCTCCTTAAAGTAGATACCCGGCATacaatacctttttttttttttatatatatatatattcagtgcATCCGCAAATCTTGAAAGTTTGATCGAGATTAATCATCCACTTATCTGCCCTCAAGGACCCTTTGTTGCCCAAAAAGTTTGGGTAACGGTACACACTTCTAGTTTCTAGTAGGGGTATCCTCTAACTTCTTGCCTGTGCTCTTGCACTTGTtgctattgttgttgttgttgtctgAACATGTTCGTCAGCAAACGAataacttctatcatttcttaTCCTCCATCCTTTGGAGGATTCCATTCCTCCAAATGTCTCCACAGGGTTTCTTGGTACTCTGCCACGCACCATGTGTTACATCTTGAAACACATGTTTACATGTATCAGTTTTACGTACTTTTCCAGTACTTAAAAAACTCAAGCAAAATAGAAGACTAAAATCTCAATCCTATATTTTGGTACCAACTCCTAGGAACATGTGGGTTTACTCAGAGACGTATTGCTTTGATACCACATTATGATACCCCCAAACTCagcttgggatttgacggagCTTGAAGCGTCTGGACATGCAACAACAGGTCACATACTCCTGTTCATGATAATTaaggatgcaatgcacctaacatgcatataacaaTATGCAGTATTTGCAgcaaaatttttgtttgagcAATAAACAATGTACCAGAATGctatatcccaaaacataatcataatttcataatattacATCTCAAAAGTTATCCAACAAGTTTGTATCAAAATAAGTACTGGAGATAGTGCTCTATAAGCACATACATGAAATTAAACTATTGAGCTAAATCCCTAAGCCGCTCACCCAACTTGGCTATGATCTCCAAAATAACATCCAGAAAATAGAGGATTGATTCCAACAGCTCCTCGTGCGTGCTCCGTAGTCTAATTGACCTCCTCTAGCTGGTTGAATCCCCGTTCCTCTGACACATTGTCTATCATTccgggagaatggtagttgagactactaagtgagatttataaaatctcagcaagtaaagcTCCTAACCTACCAATAGTATAAATAGGCATGTAtgacaataatataatatatatgcatcatgACATGTACTTGAACATGCACGACatgatttgaaaataatatggctatacatgaacataacatgacttgacttgAACATGGCATGGCTTGACATGAACATGAGACATTGTTAACATATACATGTAGggctataaaaataaactggaGAACCAAAAAAGGGGCCCGAACTGGCTCGGACTggttcattcattttaaaaatcggtccggtctcgattttatgttttctaggaccagaccggactggttcgcatatttatatatttttagttaatctttaatattatatataatttttataaattataattatatatgaaataatgttatattataatttataacataaaattttaatcttaaatatgaacatttatttgatcatatgtcttaaatataaaatatatattaattatattttttggctt carries:
- the LOC108997178 gene encoding uncharacterized protein LOC108997178 is translated as MVRPRKPTNETDDELPRGDGNYAMVRALNRMTEFLQQNFCPQQGDQNRVLQAGCTYERFLAHRTPTFTGEEDPLLTGMWIEDLERTFEVCGCTEAHKVLYGSYLLHGEAANWWKTKRELLEMELGSFAAVSWQRFKKEFDDCFFPIFMRRLVEVASIAERERGVVVGSPLGKKRLNVDGEGSSSGSPQKFVQRTRARSQAASGVRIGGRAPVCGRCNRAHEGECRQGWNQCFQCGQMGHFACECPNWTQGNQGGHHSARTNQRQLVQAWVYALTPGSAGDEVPETQDAGIMAA